One window from the genome of Dyadobacter sp. CECT 9275 encodes:
- the gndA gene encoding NADP-dependent phosphogluconate dehydrogenase, with protein MANTLFDFGMIGLGVMGRNLLLNMADHGFSVIGFDKDGSKNEALEKSASAGTTVKGVQELSQMVSQLKSPRNIMMLVPAGKPVDDVIESLLPLLEKGDVIIDGGNSHYTDTLRRVKYLRDQDIHFMGIGVSGGEQGARTGPSMMPGGEKGAYENVRPMLEAIAAKVDGKPCVSYLGKEGAGHYVKMVHNGIEYAIMQLISESYSLLKHGGLDNDQLHEVFKTWNEGSLQSFLVEITASIFLQEDEVTGGRLVDFISDKAGSKGTGKWTSQDAMELPVAVPVIDTAVAMRTLSGYKDERVQAAGIYPDPYKTFPASTQEWIHQVHDALYFSTILSYAQGLAMLHQASGELGMEIPLPEVVSVWRGGCIIRSSLLEVFTHAYTETPELSNILLNEEVAGIVKSLVGNTRKVVAQAALSGIPAGGLMSALAYFDGFRSEKMPTNLIQAQRDFFGAHTYQRTDTPGTFHTEWGQH; from the coding sequence ATGGCAAATACCCTATTTGATTTTGGAATGATCGGACTTGGTGTAATGGGGCGGAACCTGTTACTGAATATGGCTGATCATGGATTCTCGGTTATCGGATTTGATAAGGATGGGTCAAAGAATGAGGCACTGGAAAAGTCTGCCTCTGCCGGCACAACCGTTAAAGGCGTGCAGGAACTTTCGCAAATGGTGAGCCAGCTGAAAAGTCCGCGTAATATTATGATGCTGGTACCCGCCGGTAAGCCGGTTGATGATGTAATCGAGTCGCTTTTGCCACTTTTGGAAAAGGGAGATGTCATCATTGACGGAGGCAATTCTCATTATACGGATACGCTCCGTCGTGTTAAATACCTGCGTGACCAGGATATTCATTTCATGGGAATTGGAGTTTCCGGGGGTGAACAAGGTGCCCGTACAGGGCCGAGTATGATGCCCGGAGGTGAAAAAGGTGCGTACGAAAACGTAAGGCCTATGCTGGAAGCCATTGCGGCAAAAGTGGATGGGAAACCGTGCGTGTCTTATCTGGGCAAGGAAGGTGCCGGGCATTATGTCAAAATGGTACACAACGGTATTGAATACGCGATTATGCAACTAATTAGCGAAAGCTATTCTTTGCTGAAGCATGGGGGGCTGGATAATGACCAGCTTCACGAAGTATTCAAGACTTGGAATGAAGGCTCTCTGCAGTCGTTCCTGGTGGAGATCACGGCAAGCATCTTCCTTCAGGAAGATGAAGTTACCGGCGGAAGGCTGGTTGATTTTATTTCTGACAAAGCAGGCTCAAAAGGTACCGGTAAATGGACTTCCCAGGATGCAATGGAGTTGCCGGTTGCAGTGCCGGTGATAGACACTGCCGTGGCAATGAGAACTTTATCCGGATATAAGGATGAACGTGTACAGGCCGCCGGAATTTATCCCGATCCGTATAAAACTTTCCCCGCGTCAACCCAGGAATGGATCCATCAGGTACATGACGCCCTATATTTCTCTACCATACTGAGCTATGCACAAGGGCTGGCCATGCTGCACCAGGCATCCGGAGAGCTGGGTATGGAAATACCTTTGCCTGAGGTGGTAAGTGTGTGGAGAGGGGGATGTATTATCCGTTCGTCGTTACTGGAAGTTTTCACGCATGCCTATACGGAAACACCGGAATTGTCCAATATTTTATTGAACGAAGAAGTGGCAGGAATCGTTAAGTCATTGGTGGGAAATACGCGCAAAGTAGTGGCTCAGGCTGCGTTGTCGGGTATTCCGGCGGGAGGGCTGATGTCCGCTTTGGCCTATTTTGATGGTTTCCGTAGCGAAAAAATGCCAACGAACCTGATCCAGGCGCAGCGCGATTTCTTTGGAGCGCATACCTACCAGCGAACAGATACCCCCGGTACTTTCCACACGGAATGGGGACAACATTAA
- a CDS encoding GAF domain-containing sensor histidine kinase codes for MDFKVNQNPIGQVAPIPDNEMDRLLAISSLDIDYTEQQRSFNELVKLAAIVAGTSISLVNIIDSITQWTVSGYGMETEQTMREDSVCQYTIMGAGPFEIKDLSADARFSDKPYVNGDPNVRYYYGIPLNIGEGMNVGALCVMDQQTKVLDPEKIELLNIIANEIVGRLKMIQVVEGLKTKLLESYQNQRKVAHDIRGPLGGIVGLASIIEDQGQDNRIEEVLEFINLIHKSGNSLLDLADEILGSEKGGRAAKIGTESNAFNLLIFKDKLEKLYLPQAVSKKIRFDIVVSPNTETVPFSKNKLLQIAGNVISNSMKFTPLGGRITVNLDLFFAGTGKSLSIEIKDTGVGLTESEIKAILDGDAVSKKGTAGELGYGYGLALVKHLVESLNGFLTITSEPGNGTTFTIRLPIR; via the coding sequence ATGGATTTTAAGGTTAATCAGAATCCGATAGGGCAAGTTGCTCCTATTCCAGATAATGAAATGGACAGATTGCTGGCCATTTCATCCCTGGATATTGATTATACGGAGCAACAGCGAAGTTTTAATGAGCTCGTCAAGCTGGCGGCCATAGTGGCGGGTACCAGCATATCACTGGTCAATATTATTGATTCTATCACGCAATGGACAGTATCCGGGTATGGAATGGAAACGGAGCAAACCATGCGTGAGGATTCCGTTTGCCAGTATACCATCATGGGAGCTGGTCCCTTCGAGATTAAGGATTTGTCTGCTGATGCACGTTTTAGTGACAAACCCTATGTAAATGGTGATCCTAACGTTCGCTACTACTATGGTATACCTTTGAACATAGGAGAGGGCATGAATGTCGGTGCTTTGTGCGTGATGGACCAGCAAACAAAGGTACTTGATCCTGAAAAAATTGAATTACTGAATATTATTGCCAACGAAATCGTCGGCAGGCTAAAGATGATCCAGGTAGTTGAGGGCTTAAAAACCAAGCTTCTCGAGTCTTACCAGAATCAGAGAAAGGTGGCTCATGATATCCGCGGACCCTTGGGGGGAATTGTGGGCCTGGCTTCTATCATCGAGGACCAGGGACAGGATAACCGGATAGAAGAGGTACTGGAATTTATCAATCTGATTCATAAAAGCGGTAATTCTCTGCTTGATCTGGCAGATGAAATCCTGGGAAGCGAAAAGGGAGGGAGAGCTGCTAAAATCGGTACGGAGAGCAATGCTTTTAATCTGCTGATTTTTAAGGATAAGCTGGAGAAACTTTATTTGCCGCAGGCGGTAAGCAAAAAAATCCGTTTTGATATAGTCGTTAGTCCAAACACGGAGACGGTTCCGTTTTCTAAAAACAAGCTTCTGCAGATAGCAGGTAACGTGATTTCCAATTCGATGAAATTCACACCTTTGGGTGGCAGGATTACCGTTAATCTGGATCTTTTTTTCGCCGGAACCGGAAAAAGCCTGAGCATCGAAATTAAGGATACCGGTGTTGGCCTGACGGAAAGCGAAATAAAAGCGATTTTGGATGGAGATGCGGTATCAAAAAAAGGAACAGCCGGGGAACTTGGGTACGGTTACGGCCTGGCACTGGTCAAACATTTAGTTGAAAGCCTCAACGGCTTTTTGACCATAACATCGGAGCCGGGGAATGGTACCACCTTTACCATACGTCTTCCCATACGCTGA
- a CDS encoding sugar phosphate isomerase/epimerase family protein, whose product MTIRFYAPHWGNTLPFATFCQNVKTAGYDGVEMALPLDEAEKHEILAVLKDYDLGLIGQYYQSFEKDIDEHAKNYAKYLRNLISAEPVFVNCQTGKDYFSFEKNKRLFDLASQISEASGIRIIHETHRGKSLFAAHITEEYLTQIPDLRITLDISHWCNVHESLLADQEAEVAAAISRTDHIHSRIGHPEGPQVNDPRAPEWAEALETHLGWWDKVVETHKRNATSLTVTTEFGPATYMPVMPYTQMPLSNQWEINVHMMNLLKARYQG is encoded by the coding sequence ATGACAATTAGATTTTACGCCCCCCACTGGGGAAATACTCTCCCGTTTGCTACTTTCTGCCAAAATGTAAAAACAGCCGGTTACGACGGCGTGGAAATGGCCCTGCCTCTGGACGAAGCCGAAAAACATGAAATTCTGGCTGTTTTAAAGGATTATGATCTCGGGCTGATTGGACAGTATTATCAGTCCTTTGAAAAGGATATCGATGAACACGCCAAAAATTATGCGAAATATCTCCGTAACCTGATCAGCGCAGAACCTGTTTTTGTCAATTGCCAGACAGGAAAAGATTATTTCAGTTTTGAAAAAAACAAAAGACTTTTTGATCTGGCGAGCCAGATTTCGGAAGCTTCGGGCATCCGCATTATACATGAAACGCACCGTGGCAAAAGCCTCTTTGCTGCCCATATCACGGAGGAATACCTGACCCAGATTCCGGACCTGCGTATTACCCTTGACATCTCTCACTGGTGTAATGTACATGAATCATTACTGGCTGACCAGGAAGCGGAGGTGGCTGCTGCTATTTCGCGTACAGATCATATACATAGCCGGATAGGCCACCCCGAAGGCCCTCAGGTAAATGACCCCCGGGCACCGGAGTGGGCCGAGGCGCTTGAGACACATTTGGGCTGGTGGGATAAAGTGGTGGAAACACACAAGCGAAACGCAACATCCTTGACGGTTACTACGGAGTTCGGGCCTGCCACTTATATGCCGGTGATGCCTTACACCCAGATGCCGCTGTCCAATCAGTGGGAAATTAATGTACACATGATGAATTTACTTAAAGCAAGGTACCAGGGTTAA
- a CDS encoding sugar phosphate isomerase/epimerase family protein: protein MQKVNLLFFLSLFFAAYCETAVAQKGKPLFPQTPGMVSYTYRASFAKDAAATLDTLQRLGIKDMEFSNLFGKTAEELRKLLDERGMKCSSFGVSYADALHKTAEVGHNAKTLGAKFVRVAWVPHEGAFTLTTAQKTVDDFNLIGKRLKDDFGITFCYHNHGYEFEKYEDGTLMDFLIKKTDPRYVSFEMDVLWTFFPGQDPAALLLKYPRRFRLMHMKDLRKGVAGNMSGSTPVENDVALGTGQLDIPAILKATKRSAIEHYYIEDESPSYATQVPQTITYLKSLKY from the coding sequence ATGCAAAAAGTTAATCTGTTATTTTTCCTAAGCCTGTTTTTTGCAGCGTATTGTGAAACAGCTGTGGCACAGAAGGGGAAGCCGCTGTTTCCGCAAACCCCGGGCATGGTATCGTACACCTATCGGGCCAGTTTTGCGAAGGATGCAGCCGCAACACTGGATACATTGCAACGACTGGGAATTAAGGATATGGAATTCTCAAATCTGTTTGGAAAAACAGCCGAGGAATTGAGAAAGCTCCTGGATGAGCGGGGAATGAAATGTTCGTCCTTTGGTGTGAGTTATGCCGATGCACTTCATAAAACAGCCGAGGTGGGGCATAATGCCAAAACGCTTGGTGCAAAATTTGTAAGGGTGGCATGGGTTCCGCATGAAGGAGCTTTTACACTGACGACGGCCCAGAAAACCGTTGATGATTTTAACCTGATCGGAAAGCGGCTCAAAGATGATTTCGGGATCACTTTTTGCTACCATAACCATGGTTACGAATTTGAAAAATATGAAGATGGTACCCTTATGGATTTTTTAATAAAAAAAACAGATCCCCGGTACGTCAGTTTTGAAATGGATGTTTTATGGACATTTTTCCCAGGGCAGGACCCCGCTGCGTTGCTCTTGAAATACCCCAGACGCTTCAGGCTCATGCACATGAAAGACCTGCGCAAAGGAGTTGCGGGTAATATGTCTGGTAGTACGCCGGTAGAAAACGATGTAGCCCTGGGGACGGGGCAGCTGGATATACCCGCCATTTTAAAAGCTACGAAGCGTTCGGCGATTGAACATTACTATATTGAAGACGAAAGTCCGAGTTATGCCACGCAGGTGCCACAGACCATAACATATCTTAAAAGTCTGAAATATTAA